The following coding sequences are from one Streptomyces venezuelae window:
- the ligD gene encoding non-homologous end-joining DNA ligase, which translates to MTVLPRIAPMLATPGALPSPADEHLWSTETKHDGQRALVYLPGDRTMVIRSRSGADITTAYPELRGLAAALGEVSAVLDGEIVVLDEAGRSSFERLQPRMGLAGSPAKAARLAARTPAHLILFDALHLEGRPLTRLPYTRRRDTLKSLVESGPEWSVPTAVTGHCRQALELARAQGLEGLVLKRLDSVYEPGRRSPSWIKVRNVHTADVVIGGWMPGQGRLGGLPGAVLVGEYVDGVLVYRGSVGTGWNERERADMARLLDVAAVGDCPFTPPPAAPGARWVLPRLVAEVRYTTRTRAGLLRHPVWHRLRPDLAPEA; encoded by the coding sequence ATGACCGTCCTGCCGCGCATCGCCCCCATGCTCGCCACGCCGGGAGCCCTGCCGTCCCCGGCCGACGAGCACCTGTGGAGCACCGAGACCAAACACGACGGACAGCGCGCGCTGGTGTACCTGCCCGGGGACCGCACCATGGTCATCCGCTCCCGCTCGGGCGCGGACATCACCACGGCGTACCCGGAACTCCGGGGTCTGGCAGCGGCGTTGGGCGAGGTGTCGGCCGTGCTGGACGGGGAGATCGTCGTGCTGGACGAGGCGGGCCGCTCCAGCTTCGAACGTCTCCAGCCGCGGATGGGCCTCGCCGGCTCCCCGGCGAAGGCGGCCCGCCTCGCCGCGCGGACCCCCGCGCACCTGATCCTCTTCGACGCCCTCCACCTGGAGGGCCGCCCCCTGACCCGGCTGCCGTACACCCGGCGCCGCGACACCCTGAAGAGTCTCGTCGAGTCGGGCCCGGAGTGGTCGGTCCCCACGGCGGTGACGGGACACTGCCGCCAGGCGCTCGAACTCGCCCGAGCGCAGGGTCTGGAAGGGCTGGTGCTGAAACGGCTCGACTCCGTGTACGAGCCCGGCAGGCGCTCCCCGTCCTGGATCAAGGTCAGGAACGTGCACACCGCGGATGTCGTCATCGGTGGCTGGATGCCCGGTCAGGGACGGCTCGGCGGCCTGCCGGGGGCGGTGCTCGTGGGTGAGTACGTGGACGGGGTCCTGGTCTACCGGGGGAGCGTGGGCACGGGATGGAACGAACGTGAACGGGCCGACATGGCCCGCCTGTTGGACGTCGCCGCCGTCGGCGACTGCCCCTTCACGCCCCCGCCCGCCGCACCCGGCGCCAGGTGGGTGCTGCCGCGGCTGGTCGCCGAGGTGCGGTACACGACCCGCACGCGGGCCGGTCTCCTGCGTCACCCGGTGTGGCACCGGTTGCGTCCGGACCTGGCGCCGGAGGCGTGA
- a CDS encoding Ku protein produces the protein MARAIWTGVITFGLVSVPVGLYTAVENHTVHFHQLQRGTSDRIRNRRVNERTGKEVRTDDIVKGYEAAEGEYVVIEPDELDEVAPGRSRTIDISDFVDLDEIDPVYFDRTYYIAPRGKDHTKVYGLLREALAEVGKAGIATFVMRGKQYLTALRADDKVLVLQTLHWADEVRDPGHELPELPSARAGKGKERDMAIQLIHALDAPWEPAKYHDTYQEKVRELVRAKAEGQEITAAEEAPEATNVVDLMEVLQGSLDRARGGKDGKDGRSGKSAKTGKDNKAATKSKAATKSELQELSKAELYQRATDENIEGRSKMNRDDLIDALSRAGRRGGKKSAA, from the coding sequence ATGGCACGCGCGATCTGGACCGGCGTGATCACCTTCGGGCTGGTCAGTGTGCCGGTCGGCCTGTACACCGCCGTCGAGAACCACACGGTCCACTTCCACCAGCTCCAGCGCGGCACCTCCGACCGGATCCGCAACCGGCGCGTCAACGAACGCACCGGCAAGGAAGTGCGGACCGACGACATCGTCAAGGGGTACGAGGCCGCCGAGGGCGAGTACGTCGTCATCGAGCCCGACGAGCTGGACGAGGTGGCGCCGGGCCGGTCACGGACCATCGACATCAGCGACTTCGTCGACCTGGACGAGATCGATCCGGTCTACTTCGACCGCACGTACTACATCGCTCCCCGCGGCAAGGACCACACCAAGGTGTACGGGCTGCTGAGGGAGGCGCTCGCGGAGGTCGGCAAGGCGGGCATCGCGACGTTCGTGATGCGCGGCAAGCAGTATCTGACCGCGCTGCGCGCCGACGACAAGGTGCTCGTGCTGCAGACCCTGCACTGGGCGGACGAGGTCCGCGACCCGGGACACGAGCTCCCCGAGCTGCCCTCGGCGCGGGCGGGCAAGGGCAAGGAGCGGGACATGGCGATCCAGCTGATCCACGCGTTGGACGCGCCGTGGGAGCCGGCCAAGTACCACGACACGTATCAGGAGAAGGTGCGGGAGCTGGTGCGCGCGAAGGCGGAGGGGCAGGAGATCACGGCCGCCGAGGAGGCGCCGGAGGCCACCAACGTCGTCGACCTGATGGAAGTCCTTCAGGGCAGCCTCGACCGCGCCCGGGGCGGCAAGGACGGCAAGGACGGCAGGAGCGGCAAGAGCGCCAAGACCGGTAAGGACAACAAAGCCGCGACCAAGAGCAAGGCCGCGACCAAGAGCGAGCTGCAGGAGCTGAGCAAGGCCGAGCTCTACCAACGAGCCACGGATGAGAACATCGAGGGCCGCTCCAAGATGAACAGGGACGACCTCATCGACGCTCTGTCCCGCGCGGGCCGCCGCGGCGGCAAGAAGAGCGCGGCCTGA
- a CDS encoding epoxide hydrolase family protein, with amino-acid sequence MSRPATDGVRADVHAFQARATDAELDDLRARLAAARLPEAETVHGAAPGPRRWDQGVPLADLVEVVDYWRTEYDWRAFEERLDRIGQFRTTVDGLGIHFLHRRSPHTDATPLLMTHGWPGSVAEFVDVVDELADPGDATAPAFHVVVPSLPGFGYSDKPATTGWGTEKIAAAWVELMRRLGHDRFLAHGGDWGGNITTVLGGRFPAHVLGVHTLFAEAPPGLTTEGLTETERAWTEETRDFWRHRAAYAKQQATRPQTVGYALVDSPVGLLAWILDKFAEWTDTEDSPFETLSLDRVLDDVTLYWLTRTGASAARIYYESHNSLDPGLRVDVPSAITMYPRDIEKTPRPWAQKRYRKIVRWNAPERGGHFPSLEMPEYFVADLRAGLAAVLAACDG; translated from the coding sequence ATGTCCCGTCCCGCCACCGACGGCGTACGAGCGGACGTGCACGCGTTTCAAGCCCGCGCGACCGACGCCGAGCTCGACGACCTGCGCGCGCGGCTGGCCGCGGCGCGGCTCCCCGAGGCCGAGACGGTCCATGGCGCCGCACCCGGCCCGCGCCGCTGGGATCAGGGCGTTCCGCTCGCCGACCTCGTCGAAGTCGTCGACTACTGGCGCACCGAGTACGACTGGCGGGCATTCGAGGAGCGCCTCGACCGGATCGGCCAGTTCCGCACGACCGTCGACGGCCTGGGCATCCACTTCCTGCACCGCCGGTCCCCGCACACGGACGCCACTCCCCTGCTGATGACGCACGGCTGGCCGGGCAGCGTCGCCGAGTTCGTCGACGTGGTGGACGAACTGGCGGATCCGGGCGACGCGACCGCGCCGGCGTTCCACGTCGTGGTCCCGTCGCTCCCGGGCTTCGGTTACAGCGACAAGCCGGCCACCACCGGCTGGGGCACCGAGAAGATCGCCGCCGCGTGGGTGGAGCTGATGCGAAGGCTCGGCCACGACAGGTTCCTGGCCCACGGCGGTGACTGGGGCGGCAACATCACCACGGTCCTCGGCGGCAGGTTCCCGGCGCACGTCCTCGGCGTCCACACGCTGTTCGCGGAGGCGCCGCCCGGTCTGACGACGGAGGGGCTGACGGAGACCGAGCGCGCGTGGACGGAGGAGACCCGCGACTTCTGGCGTCACCGCGCGGCGTACGCGAAGCAGCAGGCGACCCGGCCGCAGACCGTCGGCTACGCGCTCGTCGACTCACCGGTCGGGCTCCTCGCCTGGATCCTCGACAAGTTCGCCGAATGGACGGACACCGAGGACAGCCCGTTCGAGACGCTTTCCCTGGACAGGGTCCTCGACGACGTCACCCTGTACTGGCTGACGCGGACCGGCGCGTCGGCGGCCCGCATCTATTACGAGAGCCACAACTCCCTCGACCCCGGACTCCGGGTGGACGTCCCGTCGGCCATCACGATGTATCCGCGCGACATCGAGAAGACGCCGCGCCCCTGGGCCCAGAAGCGGTACCGGAAGATCGTGCGGTGGAACGCGCCCGAACGCGGGGGTCACTTTCCGTCGTTGGAGATGCCCGAGTACTTCGTCGCGGACCTGCGGGCGGGTCTCGCGGCGGTACTGGCGGCATGTGACGGGTGA
- a CDS encoding CGNR zinc finger domain-containing protein — MRAEFPAFRLGKVLATSFTATLTERQGDPVERIPVPRRLVDWLAVSGLAVDSCTAAQLDLARELRESIHAAATAAALQEALPAAAVQVINDRSAQGRAAAVLTAEGERRWRLGSTSCVEDALSVIAADAISVIAGERDGKLALCASPTCRAAFFDTSQSRTRKWCDMNTCGNRQKKARFNANANANQRKNTGAAP, encoded by the coding sequence ATGCGCGCTGAGTTCCCCGCCTTCCGCCTCGGCAAGGTGCTGGCCACCAGCTTCACGGCAACCCTCACGGAGCGTCAGGGCGACCCGGTGGAGCGCATTCCCGTGCCGCGCCGACTCGTCGACTGGCTCGCGGTGAGCGGCCTCGCCGTGGACTCCTGCACCGCCGCCCAGCTCGACCTCGCCCGTGAGCTGAGGGAGTCGATCCACGCCGCCGCGACGGCTGCCGCGCTCCAGGAAGCTCTCCCCGCGGCCGCCGTTCAGGTCATCAACGACCGCAGCGCCCAGGGACGGGCCGCCGCCGTTCTGACGGCCGAGGGCGAGCGGCGCTGGCGGCTCGGCTCGACATCCTGCGTGGAGGACGCCCTCAGCGTGATCGCCGCTGACGCGATCAGCGTCATCGCGGGCGAACGCGACGGAAAACTGGCCCTGTGCGCGTCACCGACCTGCCGCGCCGCCTTCTTCGACACCAGTCAGAGCCGCACCCGCAAATGGTGTGACATGAACACGTGCGGGAACCGCCAGAAAAAGGCGCGCTTCAACGCCAACGCCAACGCCAACCAGCGGAAGAACACCGGCGCGGCGCCGTAG
- the hemC gene encoding hydroxymethylbilane synthase gives MSVPELIRIVSRSSPMALAQVERVRTELAELHPGIRTEVVPVTTSGDRWMGDLAALGGKGAFTKEVDAALLAGEADLAVHCVKDVPADRPLPAGTTFAAFLKRDDIRDALIHPGGLTLDELPAGTRIGTSSVRRVAQLAASQPELECVPMRGNAGRRLEKLAAGDADALLLAQSGLDRIGRPELASEILPVETMCPPIGAGILALQCREDDTATIDAVSDLGDKDAWREATAERMFLHVLQGHCNSPIAGYARSERGGDLSLRACVFTPDGKTVLNAHEWAGPLDPATLGTSVAVALLRQGARELIDGIAH, from the coding sequence ATGTCCGTTCCTGAGCTCATCCGCATCGTCTCCCGCTCCTCCCCCATGGCCCTCGCCCAGGTGGAGCGCGTCCGCACCGAACTCGCCGAACTGCACCCCGGCATCCGTACCGAGGTCGTGCCGGTCACCACCTCGGGGGACCGCTGGATGGGCGATCTCGCGGCGCTCGGCGGCAAGGGGGCGTTCACCAAGGAGGTCGACGCGGCGCTGCTCGCCGGTGAGGCGGACCTCGCGGTGCACTGCGTCAAGGACGTACCCGCGGACCGGCCGCTCCCCGCGGGCACCACGTTCGCGGCCTTCCTCAAGCGGGACGACATCAGGGACGCGCTCATCCACCCGGGCGGGCTCACCCTCGACGAGCTGCCCGCCGGCACCCGCATCGGCACGTCGTCGGTACGTCGCGTGGCACAACTGGCCGCTTCGCAACCGGAGTTGGAGTGCGTTCCGATGCGCGGAAACGCGGGCCGCCGCCTCGAGAAGCTCGCGGCCGGTGACGCCGACGCGCTGCTGCTCGCCCAGTCGGGCCTCGACCGCATCGGCCGCCCCGAGCTGGCCAGCGAGATCCTGCCGGTGGAGACGATGTGCCCGCCGATCGGTGCGGGCATCCTCGCCCTGCAGTGCCGTGAGGACGACACCGCGACCATCGACGCCGTGTCGGATCTCGGCGACAAGGACGCCTGGCGCGAGGCGACCGCGGAGCGCATGTTCCTGCACGTCCTGCAGGGGCACTGCAATTCGCCGATCGCCGGGTACGCACGTTCGGAGCGGGGCGGCGACCTGTCGCTGCGCGCCTGCGTGTTCACGCCCGACGGCAAGACGGTGCTGAACGCCCACGAGTGGGCGGGCCCGCTCGACCCCGCGACGCTCGGCACGTCCGTCGCCGTGGCGCTGCTCCGGCAGGGCGCGCGCGAGCTGATCGACGGCATCGCCCACTGA
- a CDS encoding GNAT family N-acetyltransferase, translating into MTSPTAPEREPEIVLEPMRATHLADVLALGRRVYDTSVKPYTSWSLSAVARHMDGEASACWVALAGDRLAGYVLGSMGFDQRTDWGNLEWIASAPEYQGKGIASRLVKACCATLTEAGASAVVTDVESRNTASAALMRSNGFEATVSVTLFVRRSEP; encoded by the coding sequence ATGACCAGCCCCACCGCGCCGGAGCGCGAACCGGAGATCGTCCTCGAACCGATGCGGGCCACCCATCTGGCCGACGTGCTCGCGCTGGGCCGCCGCGTCTACGACACCTCGGTGAAGCCGTACACCTCCTGGTCCCTCTCCGCCGTCGCCCGGCACATGGACGGCGAGGCGTCCGCCTGCTGGGTCGCGCTCGCCGGAGACCGTCTCGCCGGATACGTCCTCGGCTCGATGGGCTTCGACCAGCGCACCGACTGGGGCAACCTGGAGTGGATCGCGAGCGCTCCCGAGTATCAGGGGAAGGGCATCGCGAGCCGCCTCGTGAAGGCCTGCTGCGCGACGCTCACGGAGGCGGGTGCGAGCGCCGTCGTCACCGACGTCGAGTCCCGCAACACGGCGTCGGCGGCGCTGATGCGGAGCAACGGGTTCGAGGCGACCGTGTCGGTGACGCTGTTCGTACGGCGGTCCGAACCGTAG
- a CDS encoding peptidoglycan-binding domain-containing protein: MRPTIATRTLVSVTAAVAIAAGGVAGAGAAFAADAPAAKTTVSSEAVTPLAVNNLGLSTTQAKKLQGGLRGYGYNGSIDGKLGTESWKAMQRFLEKHWDYNDRIDGVVGPNTIKALQRNLKKHWKYRGEIDGIAGPGTKAAFKRMADSY; this comes from the coding sequence ATGCGACCCACCATTGCTACGAGGACGCTCGTGAGCGTCACCGCTGCCGTCGCCATCGCCGCCGGTGGCGTGGCGGGCGCGGGCGCCGCCTTCGCCGCGGACGCGCCGGCCGCGAAGACCACGGTGAGCAGCGAGGCGGTCACCCCGCTCGCGGTGAACAATCTCGGGCTGAGCACCACCCAGGCGAAGAAGCTCCAGGGCGGCCTGCGGGGGTACGGCTACAACGGTTCCATCGACGGAAAGCTCGGCACCGAGAGCTGGAAGGCGATGCAGCGCTTCCTCGAGAAGCACTGGGACTACAACGACCGCATCGACGGTGTCGTCGGTCCCAACACGATCAAGGCGTTGCAGCGCAACCTGAAGAAGCACTGGAAATACCGGGGCGAGATCGACGGGATCGCCGGGCCGGGGACCAAGGCCGCCTTCAAGCGGATGGCCGACAGCTACTGA
- a CDS encoding DHA2 family efflux MFS transporter permease subunit has protein sequence MGSGPGTEQAGGGVALASARGRWVLLCAVLASGMALLDGTVVNVALPTLGKDLGASLSALQWVVNAYMLTLSALLLLGGALGDRIGRRRTLVIGVVWFAAASALCGLAQDAGTLIAARALQGVGGALLTPGSLALVRASYRPDDQGRAVGAWSGLGGVAGAVGPFLGGWLIDGPGWRWIFLINVPLAALVLVAVRHVPESRDEAAARQPFDVPGACLAALFLAGVSFALIGASGDASAAGVLLPAVLGLAAGAVFVLVEHRVRNPMLPLELFRSRLFSAANVMTLCLYAAIGGILFMLPVQLQTTLGYDALQAGTATLPITVLMLLLSASAGDLARRLGPRLPLVAGPLVAAAGVLLMLRVRPGAAYVTDVLPAVVVLGLGMSLFVAPLTATVLASVDASRAGLASGVNNTAARIAQLLVVAGLPLAVGLSGTAYADPDAMNASFGEAAVGCAALFALAAVAAAVFVRPGRTAAWHEAQGSEPQCRTCCGVEAPPLEPGGERGQR, from the coding sequence ATGGGTTCGGGCCCTGGCACGGAGCAGGCGGGCGGCGGGGTCGCCCTCGCCTCGGCCCGCGGCCGCTGGGTGCTGTTGTGCGCGGTGCTCGCGTCGGGCATGGCATTGCTGGACGGCACGGTCGTGAACGTCGCCCTCCCGACACTCGGCAAGGACCTCGGCGCGTCCCTCTCCGCCCTGCAATGGGTCGTCAACGCCTATATGCTCACGCTCTCCGCGCTGCTGCTCCTCGGCGGGGCGCTCGGCGACCGCATCGGGCGACGGCGCACGCTCGTGATCGGTGTGGTGTGGTTCGCGGCGGCCTCCGCGCTGTGCGGGCTCGCGCAGGACGCCGGGACGCTCATCGCGGCCCGTGCGCTCCAGGGCGTCGGCGGGGCGCTGCTGACGCCGGGTTCGCTGGCGCTGGTGCGCGCCTCGTACCGCCCGGACGACCAGGGCCGCGCGGTGGGCGCGTGGTCGGGGCTCGGCGGGGTGGCCGGGGCGGTCGGGCCGTTCCTTGGCGGCTGGCTCATCGACGGGCCCGGCTGGCGGTGGATCTTCCTGATCAACGTGCCGCTGGCGGCGCTGGTCCTCGTCGCGGTGCGGCACGTGCCGGAGAGCCGCGACGAGGCGGCGGCGCGGCAGCCGTTCGACGTGCCGGGCGCGTGCCTCGCCGCACTGTTCCTCGCGGGCGTCAGCTTCGCGCTGATCGGTGCGTCCGGGGACGCGTCGGCGGCCGGGGTGCTCCTGCCCGCGGTGCTCGGTCTCGCGGCCGGAGCGGTCTTCGTCCTGGTCGAACACCGCGTACGGAACCCGATGCTGCCGCTCGAACTGTTCCGCTCCCGGCTGTTCTCCGCGGCGAACGTGATGACGCTCTGCCTGTACGCGGCCATCGGCGGCATCCTGTTCATGCTGCCGGTGCAGTTGCAGACGACACTCGGCTACGACGCGTTGCAGGCGGGCACGGCGACGCTGCCGATCACCGTCCTGATGCTGCTCCTGTCCGCGTCGGCGGGCGACCTGGCACGGCGCCTCGGCCCGCGGCTCCCGCTCGTCGCGGGGCCGTTGGTGGCGGCCGCGGGGGTGCTCCTGATGCTGCGGGTACGGCCCGGCGCGGCGTACGTCACCGACGTCCTGCCCGCGGTGGTCGTCCTCGGCCTCGGCATGAGCCTCTTCGTGGCCCCGCTCACGGCGACCGTGCTGGCCTCGGTCGACGCGAGCCGCGCGGGGCTCGCCAGCGGCGTCAACAACACGGCGGCGCGCATCGCGCAGCTGCTGGTCGTCGCCGGGCTGCCGCTCGCGGTCGGCCTGTCGGGCACGGCGTACGCGGATCCGGACGCGATGAACGCGTCCTTCGGTGAGGCGGCGGTGGGCTGCGCGGCGCTGTTCGCCCTCGCGGCGGTCGCGGCCGCGGTGTTCGTCCGACCGGGCCGGACGGCGGCCTGGCACGAGGCGCAGGGCAGCGAGCCGCAGTGCAGGACGTGCTGCGGGGTCGAGGCTCCACCGCTGGAGCCCGGCGGGGAACGCGGACAACGGTGA
- a CDS encoding MFS transporter encodes MDRGPIPTPEPAPESAPVTSPPAHRAGASVPHTGGGRHEHRWLILAVIGIAQLMVVLDATIVNIALPSAQRDLGFSDGNRQWVVTAYALAFGSLLLLGGRIADLVGRKVVFLAGLAGFAVASALGGAATSFSMLVAARALQGVFGALLAPAALSLLTTTFTDPRERAKAFGIYGAIAGAGGAVGLLLGGVLTEYLNWRWCLYVNLAFALVAMVGGARLLHAGAPPDRPKLDVPGTVLVSAGLFCIVYGFSNAETHAWSDVLTWGFLVVGAVLLVAFAWWQTRAAHPLLPLRVVLDRDRGASFLAMFISGAGMFGVFLFLTYYLQQILAYTPVKTGLAFLPMVAVMVVASVVTTNNLVPRVGAKPIVPLGMGLSAAGMAWLTALDVTSGYAAHVLPPLLVAGLGLGLIFAPAMSMATAGVAAHDAGVASAMVNTSQQVGGSIGTALLNTLATTAASNYLVGRKPSPEVEAQAAMQSYSTAYWWSALFFAIGLVVTVILYRRGAPRPTETGDGAVHM; translated from the coding sequence ATGGACCGTGGACCCATACCCACGCCGGAACCCGCGCCGGAGTCCGCTCCGGTGACCAGCCCACCCGCGCACCGTGCCGGAGCATCCGTGCCGCACACGGGAGGCGGGCGGCACGAACACCGCTGGCTGATCCTCGCGGTGATCGGCATCGCCCAGCTCATGGTGGTGCTCGACGCGACGATCGTGAACATCGCGCTGCCCTCGGCCCAGAGGGACCTGGGCTTCTCCGACGGCAACCGCCAGTGGGTCGTCACCGCGTACGCGCTCGCCTTCGGCTCCCTGCTGCTGCTCGGCGGGCGCATCGCCGACCTGGTGGGCCGCAAGGTCGTCTTCCTCGCCGGGCTCGCCGGGTTCGCGGTGGCGTCCGCGCTCGGCGGCGCGGCGACGAGCTTCTCGATGCTGGTGGCCGCCCGTGCGCTGCAGGGCGTGTTCGGCGCGCTGCTCGCGCCCGCGGCCCTGTCGCTGCTCACGACGACGTTCACCGATCCGCGGGAGCGTGCCAAGGCGTTCGGCATCTACGGCGCGATCGCGGGTGCGGGCGGCGCGGTGGGACTGCTGCTCGGCGGCGTCCTCACCGAGTACCTGAACTGGCGCTGGTGCCTGTACGTGAACCTCGCGTTCGCCCTGGTCGCCATGGTCGGCGGCGCTCGGCTGCTGCACGCGGGCGCTCCCCCGGACCGGCCCAAGCTCGACGTGCCGGGCACGGTGCTGGTGTCGGCGGGTCTCTTCTGCATCGTGTACGGCTTCTCCAACGCCGAGACGCACGCCTGGAGTGATGTGTTGACCTGGGGGTTCCTGGTCGTCGGCGCGGTGCTCCTGGTGGCGTTCGCGTGGTGGCAGACGCGTGCCGCGCATCCCCTGCTGCCGTTGCGGGTCGTCCTCGACCGCGACCGCGGGGCGTCGTTCCTGGCGATGTTCATCTCGGGCGCCGGCATGTTCGGCGTGTTCCTGTTCCTGACGTACTACTTGCAGCAGATCCTCGCGTACACGCCCGTCAAGACGGGCCTGGCCTTCCTGCCCATGGTGGCGGTGATGGTGGTGGCCTCGGTGGTAACCACCAACAACCTGGTGCCGCGGGTGGGCGCGAAGCCGATCGTGCCGCTGGGCATGGGGCTCTCGGCGGCCGGTATGGCCTGGCTCACCGCCCTGGACGTGACCAGCGGTTACGCCGCGCACGTCCTGCCGCCGCTGCTGGTCGCCGGGCTCGGTCTCGGTCTGATCTTCGCGCCGGCGATGAGCATGGCGACGGCCGGTGTCGCGGCGCACGACGCGGGCGTGGCCTCGGCGATGGTCAACACCAGCCAGCAGGTGGGCGGTTCCATCGGCACGGCCCTGCTGAACACCCTCGCGACGACGGCCGCCTCGAACTACCTGGTGGGCAGGAAGCCGAGCCCCGAGGTGGAGGCGCAGGCGGCGATGCAGTCGTACTCGACCGCGTACTGGTGGTCGGCCCTCTTCTTCGCGATCGGCCTCGTCGTTACCGTGATCCTGTATCGCAGAGGGGCGCCGAGACCGACGGAGACGGGCGACGGCGCGGTCCACATGTAG
- a CDS encoding sigma-70 family RNA polymerase sigma factor, producing MTPALLRSRPGTDPTRDELTTQWALAARDGDAHAFEQFVRATRRDVWRFVAHLSGDLHGADDLTQETYLRALTALPGFAARSSARTWLLAIARRVVADRFRSAAARPRIADTGDWQAAAERAQPHGLPGFDEGVALLDLLETLDAPRREAFVLTQLAGLPYADAADAVGCPIGTVRSRVARARERVSELLLAADDAA from the coding sequence ATGACACCTGCCCTTTTGCGGTCCCGGCCCGGCACCGACCCGACCCGCGACGAGCTGACCACGCAGTGGGCGCTCGCGGCCCGTGACGGCGACGCCCACGCGTTCGAGCAGTTCGTGCGGGCCACGCGCCGCGACGTCTGGCGCTTCGTCGCCCATCTCAGCGGTGACCTGCACGGCGCCGACGACCTGACCCAGGAGACGTACCTCCGTGCCCTGACCGCACTGCCCGGCTTCGCCGCGCGGTCGAGCGCCCGCACCTGGCTGCTCGCCATCGCGCGCCGGGTCGTCGCCGACCGCTTCCGCTCGGCGGCGGCCCGGCCCCGCATCGCCGACACCGGCGACTGGCAGGCGGCCGCGGAACGTGCGCAGCCGCATGGCCTGCCGGGCTTCGACGAGGGCGTGGCCCTGCTCGACCTCCTGGAGACCCTGGACGCCCCGCGCCGCGAGGCGTTCGTCCTGACGCAGCTCGCCGGGCTGCCGTACGCGGACGCGGCGGATGCCGTCGGCTGCCCGATCGGCACGGTGCGGTCACGCGTGGCGCGGGCCAGGGAACGGGTGAGCGAGCTGCTGCTCGCGGCGGACGACGCGGCATAG
- a CDS encoding alpha/beta fold hydrolase translates to MHLRHAVRSLLTGAAALVLACAALAAPAHASSAPASAPASVLDVPPRGANDWSCKPDAAHPQPVVLVNGTFKLMAENWATLSPKLKRAGYCVFAFNYGKMATAPVPRSAAELKDFVEAVRAATGAAKVDLVGHSQGGMMPRYYVKFLDGADKVDDLIGIVPSNHGTSNPLAKPLGDIACPACLDQMTGSELLAELNEGTEAPAGPDYTVVTTRYDEVVVPYTSALLNGPGEYVTNVVLQDRCPLDPFMHDQATKDPVVAQWVLNALDREGPADAAFRPRCIGW, encoded by the coding sequence ATGCATCTCCGTCACGCCGTACGGTCCCTGCTGACCGGCGCGGCCGCCCTCGTCCTCGCCTGCGCAGCGCTCGCCGCCCCGGCCCACGCCTCCTCAGCCCCCGCCTCCGCGCCCGCCTCGGTCCTGGATGTCCCGCCCCGCGGCGCCAACGACTGGTCCTGCAAGCCGGACGCGGCGCACCCGCAGCCCGTCGTCCTGGTCAACGGCACGTTCAAACTGATGGCGGAGAACTGGGCCACGCTCTCGCCCAAGCTGAAGAGAGCGGGCTACTGCGTCTTCGCGTTCAACTACGGGAAGATGGCGACCGCTCCGGTCCCGCGGTCCGCCGCGGAGCTCAAGGACTTCGTCGAGGCCGTCCGCGCCGCCACGGGGGCGGCGAAGGTCGACCTCGTCGGGCACAGCCAGGGCGGCATGATGCCCCGCTACTACGTGAAGTTTCTCGACGGCGCGGACAAGGTCGACGACCTGATCGGCATCGTGCCGTCCAACCACGGCACGTCGAACCCCCTGGCGAAGCCGCTCGGCGACATCGCCTGCCCGGCCTGCCTCGACCAGATGACAGGGTCCGAGCTCCTCGCCGAGCTCAACGAAGGGACAGAGGCACCGGCCGGGCCCGACTACACGGTCGTCACCACGCGGTACGACGAGGTGGTCGTCCCGTACACCAGCGCCCTGTTGAACGGTCCCGGGGAATACGTCACGAACGTGGTGCTGCAGGACCGGTGCCCCTTGGACCCGTTCATGCACGATCAGGCGACGAAGGACCCCGTCGTCGCGCAGTGGGTGCTGAACGCGCTGGACCGGGAGGGCCCCGCCGACGCGGCCTTCCGGCCCAGATGCATCGGCTGGTAG